A genomic segment from Schistosoma mansoni, WGS project CABG00000000 data, chromosome 3 unplaced supercontig 0077, strain Puerto Rico, whole genome shotgun sequence encodes:
- a CDS encoding ADP-ribosylation factor-like 3, arl3 translates to MPKRQKASENKLIGLYELVANILGLLSLLRRLKSKPEQEIRILLLGLDNAGKTTLLKHLASEDITQTTPTQGFNIKSVQSQGFKLNVWDIGGQRKIRPYWKNYFENTDILIYVIDSSDKKRFEETGEELLELLSEDKLAGVPLIVFANKQDLLTAEPANRISDGLGLLTIRDRPWQIQGCSAITGNGVQKPIFHNGQEEEEEINIMSHSKTPPLNAKQLRNGEKKSNTDHAKDVQA, encoded by the exons ATGCCGAAACGACAAAAAGCGagtgaaaataaattaattggtTTATATGAGCTGGTCgcaaatatattg GGCTTGTTAAGTCTTTTAAGGAGATTGAAATCCAAACCAGAACAAGAAATAAGGATTCTTCTTCTTGGTCTAGATAATGCAGGAAAGACAACTTTGCTTAAACATTTAGCATCTGAAGATATAACTCAAACTACTCCCACTCAG GGATTTAATATCAAAAGCGTTCAGTCCCAAGGGTTCAAACTAAATGTTTGGGATATTGGAGGACAGAGAAAGATTCGCCCATATTGGAAAAACTACTTTGAAAATACAGATATCTTG ATTTATGTGATCGATAGTTCAGATAAAAAGCGCTTTGAGGAAACCGGAGAA GAACTCTTGGAACTTTTATCAGAAGATAAATTAGCCGGCGTTCCTTTAATAGTGTTCGCCAATAAACAAGACTTGCTCACCGCTGAACCGGCAAACAGAATATCAGATGGGCTTGGGTTACTAACTATTAGAGATAGACCATGGCAAATTCAGGGCTGTTCAGCTATAACTGGCAATGGTGTACAA AAACCTATTTTCCATAATggacaagaagaagaagaagaaataaacataaTGTCACATAGTAAGACACCACCATTGAATGCAAAGCAGTTACGTAATGGTGAGAAAAAATCAAATACTGATCATGCCAAAGACGTCCAAGCATAA